A genomic stretch from Aedes albopictus strain Foshan chromosome 2, AalbF5, whole genome shotgun sequence includes:
- the LOC134286251 gene encoding uncharacterized protein LOC134286251, with the protein MRQVSRPWQIISIDYVGPLPRSRKGYQHLLANPVERVNRTINSAIRTYVREDQRLWDTKLPEIEMILNTSKHTSTGFTPYFITHGSELSESGNDHRLSRHDETPSEEEREKERKENFTRIYEIVKNNLIKAHESSTKHYNLRSRRFSKSFSVGQLVYRKNMKPSSAAENYNSKYGPQYLPCKVKAKVGSSSYDLEDLAGKALGIWPAIHLKPG; encoded by the exons ATGCGTCAAGTATCCCGACCGTGGCAGATTATCTCCATCGACTACGTGGGTCCCCTCCCCCGAAGTCGCAAGGGCTATCAACATCTCTTA GCAAACCCTGTCGAGCGGGTGAACCGCACTATAAACTCAGCCATAAGGACTTACGTCCGTGAAGACCAGCGCTTGTGGGACACAAAACTCCCGGAGATCGAGATGATCCTTAATACGTCCAAACATACGTCCACTGGCTTCACGCCTTATTTCATCACTCACGGTAGTGAATTATCCGAATCCGGTAACGATCATCGTCTCTCACGGCATGATGAAACGCCATCCGAAGAAGAGCGAGAAAAGGAACGTAAAGAAAACTTCACTAGAATATACGAAATTGTCAAAAACAATCTGATCAAAGCTCATGAATCATCAACTAAGCACTACAATTTGCGAAGTCGACGGTTTTCCAAGTCCTTTTCCGTCGGTCAATTGGTCTACCGAAAGAATATGAAGCCGTCGAGCGCCGCGGAAAACTATAACTCTAAGTACGGCCCTCAATATCTTCCTTGTAAGGTCAAGGCCAAGGTTGGGTCTTCATCATATGACCTCGAAGATCTGGCAGGTAAGGCTCTCGGAATCTGGCCGGCGATTCATTTGAAACCCGGGTAG